One segment of Brassica napus cultivar Da-Ae chromosome C3, Da-Ae, whole genome shotgun sequence DNA contains the following:
- the LOC106427718 gene encoding uncharacterized protein LOC106427718 — protein MKQKAISWNTRFLSTAGKATMLQSILSPTPTFSMSCFKLPALLAKIVWRLITKPNCLLARVLLGNYCTKTSLLKVPSSPSSSHGWKGVLWGRDLLLNHLGKAIGNGESTRVWADSWVSPTVDIKPLGPIQLKDQDLLVSDLLSRETKEWNKHLVENTLPHLAELILSIRPNILGTEDSFIWTQHPSGIYSAKSGYYSFILSKIQSTSDLMIRDTWNWEKNIWCPPLLPKIKFFLWKCARNALLTRDDLQRRNITTDASCLRCASCLGQPSLIQPHEPLSKEELASSRSRIILSPVGIISNLFPWIVWNIWISRNHLFFEKKATSPHEVIIKATTACKEWECAQNKQIIPAQQKNPYLPPPQPLADTVMCYTDAAWKSNLRAVGLAWIFTDHNSTEISRGSCYQDNVSSPLLAEVLAIRSVLTQAASLNLNQI, from the exons ATGAAGCAGAAAGCTATCAGCTGGAACACGAGGTTCCTCTCCACTGCAGGGAAAGCTACAATGCTCCAGTCTATCCTGTCGCCCACTCCTACTTTCTCCATGTCATGTTTCAAGCTGCCT GCATTACTCGCCAAAATAGTCTGGAGACTGATCACTAAGCCAAACTGTCTACTGGCTCGCGTTCTCCTGGGAAACTACTGCACCAAAACATCCCTGCTCAAGGTTCCTTCTAGCCCGTCTTCGTCACATGGATGGAAAGGAGTATTGTGGGGCAGAGACCTACTCTTGAACCACCTGGGCAAAGCCATAGGAAATGGAGAATCAACAAGGGTGTGGGCTGACTCCTGGGTTAGTCCTACAGTAGACATCAAACCGTTAGGACCAATTCAGTTAAAAGACCAAGACCTacttgtctctgatcttctcTCACGGGAAACAAAGGAATGGAACAAGCATCTGGTGGAAAACACTTTACCTCACCTAGCGGAGCTCATCCTCTCCATAAGGCCCAACATTCTTGGAACTGAAGATTCCTTCATTTGGACGCAACACCCCTCAGGCATCTATTCTGCGAAATCAGGGTATTACTCCTTTATTCTCTCAAAGATCCAGTCGACAAGTGATCTTATGATTAGAGATACCTGGAATTGGGAAAAGAACATTTGGTGTCCTCCGCTCCTCCCTAAAATCAAGTTCTTTCTCTGGAAATGCGCTAGAAACGCGCTACTGACGAGGGACGATCTCCAACGCAGGAACATAACTACTGATGCTTCGTGTCTACGCTGCG CCTCATGCCTTGGTCAGCCTTCATTGATTCAACCACATGAACCTCTTTCAAAGGAGGAACTAGCGTCATCCCGATCGCGAATCATCCTCTCACCCGTAGGAATCATCTCTAATCTGTTCCCATGGATCGTCTGGAACATCTGGATCTCCCGTAATCACCTCTTCTTTGAGAAAAAAGCAACGTCACCACATGAAGTAATCATTAAGGCTACTACAGCCTGCAAGGAGTGGGAATGTGCTCAGAACAAACAGATCATACCAGCGCAGCAAAAAAACCCTTATCTCCCGCCACCACAACCACTGGCTGATACCGTCATGTGTTATACAGACGCAGCTTGGAAATCGAATCTCAGAGCGGTCGGCCTTGCATGGATCTTCACCGATCACAACAGCACAGAGATTTCTAGAGGATCTTGCTACCAAGACAACGTTTCATCTCCCCTCCTAGCAGAAGTTCTAGCAATCCGATCTGTGCTCACCCAAGCTGCTTCCCTCAACCTCAACCAAATCTAG